CTTCGTGCTGCTGGCGCTCGGGGCCGGCGCCGGTGTGGCGTGGTTTGGCTGAGCGACTGATCGTCGTCACGGGCAAAGGCGGTGTGGGCAAGTCCACGGTCGCCGCGGCCCTTGCCCTGGCCCACGCCGAGCACGGCCTCGCAGTGCTCGGGATCGATCTCGACGCACCGGGCGGCGCGGGCAGGGCGCTCGGCGTGCAGTTGTCGCAGCCCGGCGTGATCGTCGCGGCCGGGGGCTCACTGTGTTGGACCTACGTCGATGGCGTAGCCGCCCTGGGCGAGTACCTGCGGCGCAAGGCGCACCTGGGCAAGATCGCGAACGCGGTGCTGGGCCACCCGGCCTTCGACGCCTTCGTGCACGCGGCCCCAGGGGCAAAGGAACTGATGGCGATTGGAAAGGTGCGAGACGAACTGCTGCTGCAGCATCGCTGGGACGCGGTGGTGGTGGACGCCGGCTCGAGCGGACACGCGCTGGGCTACCTGCGCATGCCCCTGGCGGCGGCGCGAAGCTTCCGCCGTGGGCTGGTGCACCGCGAGGCGATGCGCGTGCACGACCTGCTCGCGAACTCAGCCCACACCGAAGTAAGAGTCGTCACCACGGCGGAGGAAATGCCGGTTCGTGAAGCAGTCGACACGGTGCGCTGCCTCCGCGACGAGCTGGGTCTGCCCCTCGCGCCACTGGTGGTCAATCGCTGCATT
This genomic stretch from Polyangiaceae bacterium harbors:
- a CDS encoding ArsA-related P-loop ATPase, producing the protein MAERLIVVTGKGGVGKSTVAAALALAHAEHGLAVLGIDLDAPGGAGRALGVQLSQPGVIVAAGGSLCWTYVDGVAALGEYLRRKAHLGKIANAVLGHPAFDAFVHAAPGAKELMAIGKVRDELLLQHRWDAVVVDAGSSGHALGYLRMPLAAARSFRRGLVHREAMRVHDLLANSAHTEVRVVTTAEEMPVREAVDTVRCLRDELGLPLAPLVVNRCISPPPGDLDAALALLSDLRMTGGNAVASAARRARGWARIQERSIARLERGTRLPLQRLPRLCCDAIGRAELRALGARLLEAP